The Medicago truncatula cultivar Jemalong A17 chromosome 4, MtrunA17r5.0-ANR, whole genome shotgun sequence genome includes a region encoding these proteins:
- the LOC11417766 gene encoding PLASMODESMATA CALLOSE-BINDING PROTEIN 5 produces the protein MPTIKSFVFSDSLLLLLLLSPFCHGGSDGGAVKQELWCVAKNNAEDAALQTALDWACGAGGADCGPIQNGGPCYDVNSVQNTASYAFNDYFLKHGLTDDSCSFNNNAAVTSLNPSYGNCKFPSGMSVSNGSLIGSTPSPIGLGPGENMSGCSKASLGWWFWLLGIGHLLLMVSVSA, from the exons ATGCCCACAATAAAAAGCTTCGTTTTTTCGGAttcccttcttcttctcctcctcCTTTCACCGTTCTGCCACGGTGGTTCTGACGGTGGAGCCGTTAAACAGGAGCTTTGGTGTGTGGCAAAGAACAACGCGGAGGATGCAGCTTTACAGACAGCTCTAGACTGGGCTTGTGGAGCTGGTGGAGCTGATTGTGGCCCAATCCAAAACGGAGGACCTTGCTATGATGTTAACAGTGTTCAGAATACTGCTTCTTATGCTTTCAATGATTATTTTCTCAAACATGGTTTGACTGATGATAGCTGTAGTTTCAATAACAATGCTGCTGTTACTTCGTTAAATCCTA GTTATGGTAATTGCAAGTTTCCATCTGG TATGTCGGTGAGCAATGGAAGTTTGATTGGATCAACACCATCGCCTATTGGACTGGGACCCGGTGAAAATATGAGTGGATGCAGTAAAGCTTCTTTGGGGTGGTGGTTTTGGCTTTTGGGCATCGGTCATTTGCTGCTCATGGTTTCAGTTTCTGCATAA
- the LOC11410469 gene encoding uncharacterized protein yields MTNPIADTPNETLNPITTEQCPEQPPPPPPPPPNPQPDPHFSETLENPQIQTIPDPDSTNPNHDQEDTLMDEDPTHPQIEDDPEPEPPSPAATTVRRGHKRKKFGGKRTAAQKRKSHEKFEVIIQTLKPIPFVPDKVLDFESHKSLLERLGLWGFVHIEFDSVIRKDLVAQVIASYNSTQRCSFVNDVKIMVNRAELGRAFKLPKKNSAAGGSVVDVGELSAEDIAFLDELASNWMLLHDDTHIMTKDVMQQLGLIKEGNLEKMDWAGLMWSMLEKELKATHLEECYYASHLQHLIKSQHKELFEETLVVEVEGEGEEGVVKDEEEEGEAKDEEEEEDGVVVKDEVDGSGDVKMGGVEENQVQELEEHNIELSLGQDKVETLPVEKEQGEGEQMMDFEQSKKEETEMWFLGQKNYVGEPSLRPCHNRDRKGIDCEQVKEDEGEEEEHEQEEEEEDDVEEDEHDVGFHFSTKHHLEGMPSGTGSSIQAMEAVQMPFGSGIHLHDSSVGDFLSARDDPQMIHGSSLFGNGHKRDIGLDNHNSHHTLNGSNKRLRSDSPWSSQPIDFEGCMEQMQHFMEKARMMYASKDQAAEESAANQQVLLNELQRRDEMVAHLQKARIDQTQKTQIEVYRLEKELYMMQSLVEGYRKALKETQKAFADYRARCPQADEPLYKDVPGSGGLVLSVMDLEKERLRKEEEERIQLRELLRDFEKNCKDIEEEWLGQVGILNEHLSRVESLSDKLQALDEKVKHLKEVNAKGKISDPLESVECAPVSKAEAA; encoded by the coding sequence ATGACCAATCCAATCGCTGATACTCCGAACGAAACTCTAAACCCTATCACCACCGAACAATGCCCCGAACAACCACCaccgccaccaccaccaccaccaaatcCACAACCCGATCCTCATTTTTCTGAAACCCTAGAAAATCCCCAAATCCAAACCATCCCCGATCCCGATTCCACAAACCCTAATCACGATCAAGAAGACACACTCATGGATGAAGATCCGACCCATCCCCAAATCGAAGACGATCCGGAACCCGAACCTCCATCCCCTGCAGCCACTACTGTTCGCCGTGGACATAAGCGGAAGAAATTCGGAGGGAAGCGAACGGCAGCCCAGAAAAGAAAGTCCCACGAGAAATTTGAGGTTATTATTCAAACCCTAAAACCTATTCCTTTTGTACCTGATAAAGTTCTTGACTTTGAGAGTCATAAAAGCCTTTTGGAGCGTTTGGGGTTGTGGGGTTTTGTCCACATTGAGTTTGATTCTGTCATTCGCAAAGATCTTGTTGCTCAGGTTATTGCTAGTTATAACTCTACTCAAAGGTGTAGTTTTGTTAATGATGTTAAGATCATGGTCAACCGTGCTGAGTTAGGTCGTGCTTTTAAGCTTCCGAAGAAGAATTCGGCTGCTGGTGGTTCTGTCGTTGATGTTGGGGAACTTAGTGCAGAGGATATTGCTTTCCTTGATGAGTTGGCGTCGAATTGGATGCTTTTGCATGATGATACACATATCATGACGAAGGATGTTATGCAGCAGTTGGGTTTGATCAAGGAGGGAAATTTGGAGAAGATGGATTGGGCTGGATTGATGTGGAGCATGCTGGAGAAGGAATTGAAGGCCACTCATCTGGAGGAGTGTTACTATGCATCACATTTGCAGCATTTGATTAAGTCGCAGCACAAGGAGTTGTTCGAGGAAACACtggtggtggaggtggaggGTGAAGGAGAAGAGGGTGTGGTGAAGGATGAGGAGGAAGAGGGTGAGGCGAAAGATGAGGAGGAAGAGGAAGATGGGGTGGTCGTGAAGGATGAGGTGGATGGGAGTGGTGATGTGAAAATGGGTGGGGTTGAAGAGAATCAGGTTCAGGAGTTGGAAGAACACAATATTGAATTGAGTCTGGGGCAAGATAAagttgagactttaccggtggAAAAAGAGCAGGGGGAAGGGGAACAAATGATGGATTTTGAGCAGTCTAAGAAAGAAGAAACGGAGATGTGGTTTCTTGGTCAGAAGAACTATGTGGGGGAGCCCTCTTTGAGGCCGTGTCATAACAGGGATAGGAAGGGTATCGACTGTGAACAAGTGAAAGAGGAtgagggagaagaagaagagcatGAGCAAGAGGAGGAAGAGGAGGACgatgttgaagaagatgagCATGATGTTGGGTTCCATTTTTCAACGAAGCATCATTTGGAGGGAATGCCTTCTGGGACCGGTAGTTCAATTCAAGCAATGGAAGCAGTGCAGATGCCTTTTGGTTCTGGGATTCATCTTCATGATAGCTCGGTAGGAGATTTCCTCTCTGCTAGGGATGATCCTCAGATGATTCATGGCTCGTCACTTTTTGGTAATGGTCACAAGAGAGACATTGGTCTGGATAATCATAACTCTCACCATACCCTAAATGGCAGCAACAAGCGTTTGAGAAGTGATAGCCCATGGAGTTCTCAACCAATTGACTTTGAAGGATGCATGGAACAGATGCAACATTTCATGGAGAAAGCTAGGATGATGTATGCATCAAAAGATCAGGCTGCTGAAGAATCTGCAGCAAATCAACAAGTTTTGCTTAATGAGCTACAGAGGAGGGATGAAATGGTTGCCCATTTGCAGAAAGCAAGGATTGACCAGACTCAGAAAACACAGATTGAGGTATATCGGCTTGAGAAGGAACTTTATATGATGCAAAGCCTTGTGGAAGGCTACCGAAAAGCTTTGAAAGAAACACAAAAAGCTTTTGCTGACTATAGAGCACGTTGTCCGCAAGCTGATGAGCCACTTTACAAGGATGTTCCTGGATCTGGGGGCCTCGTTTTGAGTGTGATGGATCTGGAAAAGGAACGCCTgaggaaggaagaagaggaaagGATACAGCTGAGAGAACTTTTAAGAGATTTCGAAAAGAACTGTAAAGATATTGAGGAAGAGTGGCTTGGCCAGGTGGGTATACTGAATGAACATCTAAGCAGAGTTGAATCCTTGAGTGACAAGTTGCAGGCTCTTGACGAAAAAGTAAAACATTTGAAGGAAGTGAATGCAAAAGGCAAGATTTCTGATCCTCTTGAATCAGTTGAATGTGCTCCAGTAAGCAAAGCAGAAGCTGCTTAG